A DNA window from Acetilactobacillus jinshanensis contains the following coding sequences:
- the gatC gene encoding Asp-tRNA(Asn)/Glu-tRNA(Gln) amidotransferase subunit GatC, whose protein sequence is MTQKIDDQEVQKVAHLAKLNFSAKQLPYFTKQIQSIMKMFKTLSQVDTSNVKPTYSVTDQLDVTRPDVPEDWGERNALLMNAPKIADGFIKVPVIVKQQKNERK, encoded by the coding sequence ATGACTCAAAAGATTGACGACCAAGAAGTTCAAAAGGTCGCTCATTTAGCTAAATTGAATTTTAGTGCTAAGCAATTACCATATTTTACTAAACAGATCCAAAGCATCATGAAGATGTTCAAGACCTTAAGTCAGGTCGATACATCTAACGTTAAGCCAACCTACAGTGTTACTGATCAGTTAGACGTTACTAGACCGGACGTTCCTGAAGACTGGGGCGAACGAAATGCATTATTAATGAATGCACCGAAGATTGCCGATGGCTTCATCAAGGTTCCTGTAATTGTTAAACAGCAGAAGAACGAACGAAAGTGA